AGTGCTCCGTATGAGTAATGCGAGAGGCCCTGCTGGGGCCGGACGCGAGCCGGTCCAGGACCGCGCCCGGCGCGGGTCGGGAGGCGGGGTCCGTAGGGGTTCGATCGGATCGGTGATTCTTGGCCATCGGCACCGAGTGTGTCACTGGCGTGACGGACAATGGAGCCAAGGCGTCGTGCACGCCTGCCGGTAAGTGATTGAATGCCATCGCGGCTGGCGAAGCGTCCAGGGGCTGAAGCCGAATGCCCCTAGGGCGACCGCTCGATAGCAAGGTGCTGGAGGATCCGTGGACCTGTCCCTGTCGACCGAAACCATGGGCGATCGCACGATCGTCAGGGTCGGTGGCGAAATCGACGTATATACCGCGCCCAAGCTGCGCGAGCAGTTGGTCGAGCTGGTGAACGACGGCAATTTCCACCTTGTCGTCGACATGGAGGGCGTGGACTTCCTCGACTCCACCGGGCTCGGCGTACTGCTCGGAGGCCTGAAGCGCGTGCGTGCCCATGAGGGCTCCCTGCGCCTGGTCTGCAACCAGGAGCGCATCCTGAAGATCTTCCGTATCACCGGCCTCACCAAGGTGTTCCCGATTCACACCTCGGTCGAGGAAGCGGTTGCGGCCACCGACTGACACCGGGCCCGGGCCGTGCGCCCGGGCCGGCCGTCGTTCGGCAGAAGTGAAGACCGAGGGGGCCCGGGCTTTCGGTGGCCCGGAGCCTCTCGACAGCACGCCCGCAATTGCGAGGGGGATGCATGGCCACCGTTGAGCTCCGCTTCAGCGCGCTGCCCGAGCATGTCAGGACCGCCCGGCTGGTGGCGGCAGCGGTGGCGCGCAGGGCCGGAGTGGACGAGGCCGTCCTCGACGAGGTCAGGCTCGCCGTCGGCGAGGCGTGCACCCGAGCCGTCGCTCTGCACCAGACCGGCGGGATCTCGGCACCGGTGAAGGTGCTCCTGATCGAGGAGGAGAAGCAGTTCTCCATCGAGGTCGGCGACGAGGCCCCGCACGCGGTCCCCGGCGAGCGCGCCTCCGGAGCCGGAACCGGCGACGCCGACGGTGAGGCCGACGAGGACGAAATGGGCCTCGCGGTCATCAGCGGACTCGTCGACGACGTCGAGGTCAGCGCGGGAGAGCACGGCGGGCGGATCAAGATGACATGGCCGACCACGCCGCCGCCGACGATCCTGGTCTGATCCCGCCACCGCGTACGCCGCTCTTGACGAAGGGCCCCACCCGTGGGGCCCTTCGTCATGTGCGGGTGTCAGTGCCCGCCTTTACAGTAGGTCCTGTGCCGTTCGTCGCGTGAATTCGTTCACGATCATTCGCGCGCCCTCCGGGAGCCTCGGAATGCTTTCAAGGCATTACTTCGGACGGCCAATTCCGTTTATCGCGCTCTGTTTTGATCAGGTTCCGGTACCTACAATCCCGTCCACATCTTGAGCTCAGCCCAAGCGTCAAGGAGGACGAATGGCGGGGCTTTCCCTCTCACAACAGTCGGGCCATCCCACCGACCTCGCAGCCGCCGTACTCACCGATGGCAACCGTGTCCTCATCGTGGTCATCGCGGTCGTCGCACTGGCGGCCCTGGTGCTCGCGGGGGTCCTGGTGCGCCAGGTACTCGCGGCCGGCGAGGGCACCGACAGCATGAAGAAGATCGCGGCAGCGGTCCAGGAAGGCGCGAACGCCTATCTGGCCCGTCAGCTGCGCACGCTCGGCGTATTCGCCGCGGTCGTGTTCTTCCTGCTCATGCTGCTGCCCGCGGACGACTGGAGTCAGCGTGCCGGACGGTCGGTGTTCTTTCTGATCGGAGCGGCG
The Streptomyces tuirus genome window above contains:
- the bldG gene encoding anti-sigma factor antagonist BldG; the encoded protein is MDLSLSTETMGDRTIVRVGGEIDVYTAPKLREQLVELVNDGNFHLVVDMEGVDFLDSTGLGVLLGGLKRVRAHEGSLRLVCNQERILKIFRITGLTKVFPIHTSVEEAVAATD
- a CDS encoding ATP-binding protein, which gives rise to MATVELRFSALPEHVRTARLVAAAVARRAGVDEAVLDEVRLAVGEACTRAVALHQTGGISAPVKVLLIEEEKQFSIEVGDEAPHAVPGERASGAGTGDADGEADEDEMGLAVISGLVDDVEVSAGEHGGRIKMTWPTTPPPTILV